Sequence from the Drosophila ananassae strain 14024-0371.13 unplaced genomic scaffold, ASM1763931v2 tig00000190, whole genome shotgun sequence genome:
AGACATCTGCAAGAGTGGGAAAAATCACTCATTCAAATGCACAATGATAAACATGAGTTGAGTGAATTTGAGAGCAAAGCCAACGAATTCGAATGATTCGAGTTGCAAATGTAaattaaagtaaataaaaacaaattaaattcagTGAATTTTCTTCGagtccaaaaaaataaatgttctAACGTCGATTTATGTACTGATTAAGGATAAAATACATTTACCAATGTAAATGCAAGGAGGAATAACACGTGATTAATGATTTTTCTAGCTAATATAATGCGTGTTCTAGATGAGTTGACGTTGTAAATGAGCGTACACGCAACAATACGTCACGGCATTCCTTATTgctgaaaaaatatgaaataactCAAATAGGTTTTTCAAGACTAACTCTATTAGTTCATTAGTTCAAGAAGCCTCTATACAGATTATAAGATAGAAAAAATTTTAGCCGAAAAATTcaccatcaaataaatttgtaaataaaCATGTCTTAAAAAATGCTAGGATgtgacatttccgatcgttccgTAACATGGCAGCTttcggccgatccctatgaaattccAGTCCTTTCAGATCGGATTAGAATAGTCTTATCcttttagcttaaaaaacaataaactcaTGCCATTTCCAATCGTCCAGTTATATTTGTATAATCTGTAAAAAGTCCATCATTcttgcttaaaaaaaaaggaatgctaattccgatcgttcagctatatgacagctattggatatagcaGGAAGGCTCCCGATCGACTACGatcgagtacattggctgtcggcaggagcactagctcagcattgcgatcctgggtcacaacAGTGTTGATTGAGCGAATGGTTTCGCAACGGAAACTGCACCGATGGAACGTGAGACTCatgcgggtgaaacctgcaCGTCGAGCAACGgaaagctgagcatccgcgagcgaaaTGGCCATCCTctagacaaacaaaacagcgacatcgtcgtaccgttcctcaattggcaaagcactgaactttggacaagaAGGAAACTTgtgcgccgaaacaccacacagggcgcatagagcaggactgtcgttaataaccatgcacaaAGATCAGTACAAGATAAAACGATTGaacgatctacctcggcctacttggCCTACTtgtctacaatttctgtaaagttTTACTGAACAAGCTAAACCTGCAATAGacacgttttgaacatagaaacagttttagatagccatgactttttgaaaatatgagattaaatactccaatttaattgacgaaaatattgtttaaccacccataatcaattcaataaaattatttagtgtttttccttaaatccaaaattaaaacatggtatgatctactgatttcaataagaaaataaaaatcttccatagaaaaatgtttggggagaaatcatagaagagcaaaaattaacgtagaaaatctgagatttcaactttggatgagtattccaaagatatggtatcTGCtggataccattttttaattttagttggtacacaaacatttcaaaaatgatatgtactagaaacaatgatggtcatcgccattacacggcctaaatagttcaatatatggtaaaattttatcaatttcttctcttaggtgtaccgcggaaactgtgggtgatagaacctatgtttgttctggactttggttcaggggagtctaatggttatggagcaggtggaATTATGCGTGgaaattttttgctgttggcctatGTAATtctggcgccaaaattatatgttattgctaataatttatttgattatatttaattatatttgcaTGTATTATACGTATGTACAcacctggccaaaataataagtacacgctcataagatttcttctatgtcacgtaaatcttttttgataaccgtaacgaaccaattctaatttcttttagttttctggcataatgttgattataaaaatacttaacataagaatatttcacgaaatttgtagaatttatggtcgattaaacctaaaaaacataaaaaagggttggtcaaaaaaataagtacagcaattcttcaaagcctctaacttaaaaataaaaaacattttctcaatttttttctttttatagtaatcttatgctaatacccagtatatccccccatattttgtataactttTGTTATCCGTTTCGGCATGCTGGGCATTTAATTTATGGCACGTTTCCAAACAACTCTCGTACCTTGTCTTTGCTGCAATTCttctatattttgaaatgtgtttgtgccaatccgacgattaagctctccccataggttatctattgggtttaagtctgcagtttgacttggccacttcataatgtccaccttgttttcggtgaactaagccttgaccagctttgatgtgtgttttgggtcgtTGTCCTGTAGAAAGACCCATCTCAAGGGCAGGTCTTCCTCAGCATTATGTCAgacaatataattttatatccaAATTGGGTCATAGTATCGGTAATCCGTAAATCGGGACGACTccatgccaagaaaaacagTCCCAAATCATAATGTTTCCGCTTCCGTGTTTAACGGTCTAGACCAGGGATGCCCAGCCCCATTGCTCTCGTTgctcctttgttgttggattgctctgtcatatgggtagagcaaagtcatatacgtgtgctgctcccagcataggcaaggcaaattacaataacaatttttcttagtttaataacacttaaacagtttcaacacttttttggcattttgttgttggattgccgaaaacttttcactgcAAGAAATCACTTCTTGTTGAGGTTTTGGACAGAATGGTTGACTTTGGAACGATGAATTTTTTCTTTGccgaaaattttctttgcgagcagcaatgtattatatgtaatataataataagcggaaacaaaaaatttaatttggaaaggcattttattaaatgctatgCTAAAGTATCTGCATCACATGCCGATATGGAAGCGCAGTACAAAAAACTTcttaagcagttttaaaattatcactaactaatttaaatataaatatagaCAATCTTTTGGATcaattttaagttaaaatgaaattacttatttatatttaaaatgtttcatttgctttatttgttttgtttttagttaatttttattattaattttttaatttttataatttttattttttttctgttgaaaatgttacaaaaatttttttcagtgatacgatagaaaaaaaaaaaaaaactatcgctcatatgtatttgtgcttttgtgcataggtattggaatttgctctgtcataagcaGTGCTTGGGCACCCCTGGTCTAGACTAACGgtctaaaggttatggagcaagTGGAATTATGCGTGgaaattttttgctgttggcctatGTAATtctggcgccaaaattatatgttattgctaataatttatttgattatatttaattatatttgtatGTATTATACGTATGTATGTTATAAATAGCAGGCCGGATATTTCGGATTTACATCCGGGTTTTTATTCgggagtcttctagggaatcTAGAAGTGTTGAGTTAGAGAACCGCCTTTGGAGAGTCGTATATTCAAGCAGAAGAGTTTTCCGTGGCTTAAGGACCTCCTATGTTTAAGTCCGGCGGCTACGCGAGGATAGAAAAGGAGCGATTGCGGTATAAGGCTATGCATATGCGaaactaaaatattatatattaccATTATAATAGTGTTTTAATTGTAGTGGCAGCATGgcccaaaaatataatttaatcaGTAGAAATCCAAAAAAAGTGATACTTACACTCTAGTTGATATATCAGGTGAGTCTCTAATTCTTCATAGTTAAATACCATTATATGATAGATATGATCTGCCACGTCGCTTAGATATTTACAAGTATCCTCGGTACCCCTTCGCATTTCTTTTGTGGCATCTTCAAATCCACGATCTAATAACTTGTTCGCCACAAGAGCTAATACCAGTCCAAAACTGTGGATAAACACTTATTaatatgttaaaaaaaatatcactgCTCACATCAAACAAAGTattagtaaaaacaaaaatatttcgcaaaaGCAGCGTCGCCGAAAGTCTGTTGATGCTGTGCATGGTGGGCAACCTTGTTTACAACGCCTACAACAACAAAGACAACAGTAGCATACgctaaataaaagaaagattTTTATATCATTATATGGCTTAATTCAGATCTTCACTTACGCAATAAAAGGGATGAGAATAATGAATactaacaataaaataattataaaaaataagagcCAGTACTTTGCTAGAAGATCCTCCCATTGATTTTGCTCAAACTTTGGCCCCAAGTGAAGGGTGTCTCCATCTTTTACCATTACGTATCCTGTAAGAGggttataatataatatgctATAGATTgaaaatgtattattttacccttacagagggtattataattttggtaatcttgatcaggatcacctcttgagtcgatataagcctatccgtctgtccgtttgtcggtttctacgcaaactagtctctcagtatTAGAGCTATTGAGTTAAAACTTTgtacacatccttcttttccttgcaggtagtatagtcggaacggccggaatcggccgactatattctatagctacaatataactaattgatcggaaatgccaaaaTTCTGCTCCACCTGAAGTTAGGTTCCTTTCTTGTTCCATTTATTTCTTCGCTTTtgtgcatatgtcgaactacaatggctgaggagtagaggacgaaagtttctactCCTTCTACTgcgatatttccacggcacgcaagcttcgaaaaatatgttcaaggtgacatacaaatttttttaatgcgGAATATAGCGGataacgaatagcggacaaatgttgccagtatgttggcggttcggacgaaggtggtatgtaagaacaggttaaatacaaagattgaccggacaaagtgattttaatgcaaagaaattcaatttccCCAAACTCTTATGATTTTACCTCTttagaagcgagtttggagtctacagagattaacactcctcctccccttcgcagagttctataaCATCTAAAAGGgttacctactaggaaaaacttcggagcttaagatctccggctttaacaaagtttctgtaaatacaataatgtgagatgtgtaatgtgtgggtgtggttcGAACTCCCTACGTTGTTAGCCAACTTCTACGGGCTATAGTTAAACAGAACCAAATTACAAGATCTACTGCAAGGTCCAGAGGATATACCTTGGGGACGTATGGATGGGAGTGAAGGGCGTGCACTTCTTGTGATCTTAGACTAAGCTCGACGGATGGGGGTGGTTCTTTTCACGTATCCATACTACacatcatcaaaataaatttaagtgcactaactagatgcaaattaataaagaaaaccCGGATGATTGTCCTACTGACTCAAatccaaaagaaaactaaggAAAAAAATCACCTAAAAGGCAAACAGGCTCAGAAGAAAGAGAGCGAGAATGACTTTGATCAGTTGTAGGGTATTAGATTCATTAGATTCATTATACCCTATTCTTAACCCACCCGACCTTGGCGAGATCTACGACGTTTGATTCGCCCCATATCACAATCCTATGTGATACCTATGGTGGTTCCAGCATGGCTATTTGAAGTTTCGGTGGCGGATCTGTAATGGCCTTAAGCCTTCATGGAGTTCATAACactcaaatttaaattggagcgaacTTGATTCATTTTTCCCAGTCGGGTATTTctatctaatatataaaattctcgtgtcacagttttcattgccatactcctccgaaacggcttgaccgattttgatgaaattttttgtgcttatccggtatctatgagaatcggccaacatctatttttcatccccctaaatgttaggggtagtccacccctaaatttttatttttattttttagacaacatttttaatttctcttttttctacaataatagtaggcgccggtcattgttctctgctcagttaattttatgtgacaaaccgatattgtgtttactgaaaaattgtgaaaaaaattggaaaaaatgttaatttgaaattttctcacttctcaaattttgcgggaaattttcgtactttgattaattacaatttacgatgccgaggagaagacggcctgacttaggtcgtcgtagtcaataaaatgtgcgaagagctacctcaAGTGCTAACCGCACAGAtcaagaaaatagtcgtattgctatgtcagaattgcgttctttagtgagtggcaatgtaggagataggcttagaatgcaacgagttcgtgCACATTAAACACAtcaacagcaagctagacataaGCTAGACAAGCTAGACTAagcgaatccgcagacgcagtgctcctgtgattcttgaacgagctgcattccactatgatccggcaattgattattgtgccgaCAAATCAGTAAAAATTGGGGATatgaaaacaatttgtaaatattgtaaggcgttAAAGTACACTGGTAAATCTACTGGATTATGTTGCGCTGAAGGCAAAGTAAAATTGCCACAATTGGTCCCACCACCAGATCCTTTACGCTCCTTAGTTTCTGGGATTGGAAATGATTCAAAGCACTTCTTGACCAACATTCAGAAATATAACAACTGTGTTCAGATGCCATCATTTGGTGCTACACATATTATACAAGCCAATTTCATGCCCACTTaaggtattatataaaaatattcaagtttatattcaaatatatatataggaaataattaatggccaaattttgaaaaatcacagATACAAGGACAATTTTATCACTTACTGGGAACTCTGATACCACTACCTGATGCAGATcatcaatttttacaaatttattttatgggcaatTCAGATGCGGAAATTTCCTGGGGCGAATAGATAGCTTTACAAATATGCTTGGTTCCGAACCGGGTCAGAAATGATTTGAACTCGGCCGATCGGAACTGTGAGCCATTATCGGTTAATATCGTCTCAGGAATTTCGGAAATCCGAAATGTGCTGAGACACTTAACTGATCAAATCTCTCTTTCTGTGATACTGTTTGGGGATACACTAGAAAATTACTGACTCGTAAAACTTCCGATAATATGTACATCCAGTAGGTCAAGAGCTAAAATTCTTTCAGCGTCTTGCGATTCCTAACCAGAATCTATTATTCGGACCTGATAAATCTGAAATTATTCAACTTGGAGAAGTCAAGTTACACACAACAGTCGCTTTGGTCGATCAGTCCAAGCTGCTGAACTGCAATCGCAATTCCTAAAGACGAACAGTTGGTGAATTCCATCGAAATTCAAGTTAAACAGATCTAATAGGTTTTACTAAAAAAATACTACTACGATATATCATTGTCTAATGGGTCAAGATGCCAAAAAACTCTAGCCTCTTGCAGTTCCACAAAAGACGAtatgaaaaaaaggaaactgacTAGATAACTCTAACCAGGCCTCACCGTTTGAACTCCCTACGTTGTTAGCCAACTTCTAACGTGGGGGTGTACGGGCTGTAGTTAATCAGAACCAAATTGCAAGATCTACTGCAAGGTCCAGAGGATATACCTTTGGGACGTATGGATGGGAGTGAAGGGCGTGCACTTCTTGTGATCTTAGACTAAGCTCGACGGATGGGGGTGGTTCTTTTCACGTATCCATACTACacatcatcaaaataaatttaagtgcactaactagatgcaaattaataaagaaaaccCGGATGATTGTCCTACTGACTCAAatccaaaagaaaactaaggAAAAAAATCACCTTACGAAGTTGGCTAACAACGTAGGGAGTTCgaaccacacccacacattacaaaattggcgCCCAAACGGTGAGGCCTGGTTAGAGTTATCTAgtcagtttcctttttttcataTCGTCTTTTGTGGAACTGCAAGAGGCTAGAGTTTTTTGGCATCTTGACCCATTAGACAATGATATATCGTAGTAGTATTTTTTTAGTAAAACCTATTAGATCTGTTTAACTTGAATTTCGATGGAATTCACCAACTGTTCGTCTTTAGGAATTGCGATTGCAGTTCAGCAGCTTGGACTGATCTACCAAAGCGACTGTTGTGTAACTTGACTTCTCCAAGTTGAATAATTTCAGATTTATCAGGTCCGAATAATAGATTCTGGTTAGGAATCGCAAGACGCTGAAAGAATTTTAGCTCTTGACCTACTGGATGTACATATTATCGGAAGTAATTTTCCGTATTAGTAATTTTATCAGTAATTTTCTAGTGTATCCCCAAACAGTATCAGAGAAAGAGAGATTTGATCAGCTAAGTGTTTCAGCACATTTCGGATTTCCGAAAAGCGCTATACGAATTTTGGTGGCGGATTGGTTTTATTTggcgtatttttaattttggagtTTTGATAGTAatcttttttatattgaatAGATAATTTGACATTTTACCATGGCAGTACGACACAGCTTAGAGAATCCAGCAGAAAGCGTAGGAGAGCAGGAAACTATTTGTTCCACTTGTCGCGAACCTACGAGTTCAAACGATATGTTGGCTACGACTCCCTGTAATCATAAATTTCATTACAGCTGTTTAATGTCACTTTTacaagttaaataaatttgtcCCGTTTGCAGCAGTAGTTGCTCAGTGAACCGACTATCCCTTACTAACAATAACGTAACTGTTGAAATAAACGAGGCAGAGTCCTTAGGAGAAATGTTAGATCCCAGTCTTGAACCAATTAGAGCTAATCCATATAACAGAGGGAAAGGTGCTATAGCAAGAAAAGGAGTACAGGATTTACAATCCTGtaagaaaagaaaaggagTACAGAAATAACGGATTTAGTACAATCATGTATACAAGCTCAATAAAACAACATGTTGCAGAATATATCCCAATTATTAACTCATCGATAGAACAAGCTCTAAAAAGCAAAATGACTTCCCATAATATCGAGTCAACAGAACAGGACCAAAGGTTACCTAGCGTTCCCCGATGCTTTGACGATTACCAATCGCAATTACCACCCATTCAGAGAAATATCAGTCATCATAGTGAGACATCCGCCGGTAATTCTAGAACGTCCAGTATTTCCCCCGAAAAAGTCGCTAGCATTATACAAGGCTGGCGGATTAAATTCGACGGTGCGCGAAACGGCATGCAAGTCGAAGACTTCCTATATCGTATTCGCTCCCTTACAGCACAAAATTTAGGAGGCGACTATCAACTTTTGTGTGATCATTTGTACTTGTTGTTCGCAGGAAAGGCGAATGAATGGTTTTGGAAGTTTCATCGTTCTCGTCCTAATTTCTCTTGGCACACCTTCCAACAGGAATTTCGAGAAAAATTTCAGGAAGTGGACTCCGATATGGACATTTGGGACTTGATCAATGTTAGACGTCAGTCAGAACACGAACCATTCGAAGAATACCAGTTCGCTGTAGAAACTTTGTTAGGTAGACTAACGATTCCCATATCCGAACAATCTACCGTACGAATTCTTATCAGAAATGCAAAGATATCGTTACGTTACGAGTTGATGCATTTAGATATTAACACCCTTGCTAGATTACGTGAAGAAATTCGTACTCACGAGCAATTTCAAAAGCACGTCAAGGCCCAATCCTTGAAACCGAAGATACCAAATCGTTCCGTTTCAGAATTATTTGGCACTTCAGCAGATGAACTAGAAATGGAAGTAGACGAAATCCATAAGAGGAAGATGGTTTGCTGGAATTGTCAGAAGCCAGGTCATAGGTTCGACGATTGTATGGAGGTCCGATCAGTATTTTGTTATGGTTGCGGAGCCAAAGATGTTTATAAGCCAAAATGCTCTCGGTGTAACCCGTCGAAAAACCGTCAGCGGGATGCGCAGAACACCACCTATCTGACGCATCCTTAAAATCCAAACCAATagttaaagaaaattattctCAAACGGAATTTACAACACCTATTCCAGAGAATAACAAAGTTCAGGAAGAGGCAGAGCCCCTTTGCGCAGTCACCGAACATCACTCATTCGTACCTCTACACCTCCGATGGGAAAGCCGTTAACTTCAGATAGGCCCTTTCAAAAATTGTACATGGATTTATTAGGCCCGTATCCCAGATCCAAAAGTAGGAATATCGGCATACTAGTCATAGTAGATCATTATACTAAGTTCCATTTTTTACATCCGATCAAGAAGTTTACTTCGAGCCGGATTGGTCAATTTGTCGAAACTTCAGTATTTTATACCTTCGGTGTTCCTGAGACGATATTAACCGATAATGGCTCACAGTTCCGATCGGCCGAGTTCAAATCATTTCTGACCCGGTTCGGAACCAAGCATATTTGTAAAGCTATCTATTCGCCCCAGGCTAACGCAAGCGAACGCCTAGATAGGTCAGTTCTCGCCGCAATACGCGCATACATCGGCACAGATCATTCCAATTGGGATAGACATCCGCCGGAGATAAGCGGATCCCTTAGAGCCAATATCCATCAAAGTACTCGATTTTCGCCTTATTTAATGACCTTCGGTCAGAATATGGTCCTTCACGGGAAAGACTACGAACTGCTGAGAAATTTGAATCTTTTAAAAGACAATACGGAAATACAACGTACCAACGCCTTGCAGTGTATTCGAAATAAAGCTAAGAATAATATATCTTTGGCTCATGAAATAAACGCTAAGGTTTATAATTTAAGGACTAGATCAGTAGATTTTAAAAATGGTGAAGAAGTCCTTGCTCGCAATTTCGCACAAAGCAATGCCAGCAAGAAGTTTAACGCTAAACTAGCACCTCTCTTTATTAAAGCTAAAGTGAACAGgatcggccaacatctatttttcatccccctaaatgttaggggtagtccacccctaaatttttatttttattttttagacaaaatttttaatttatcttTTTTCTACAATAATATTAGGCGCCGgtcattgttctctgctcagttaattttatgtgacaaaccgatattgtgtttactgaaaaattgtgaaaaaaattggaaaaaatgttattttgaaattttctcacttctcaaattttgcgggaaattttctcactttgattaattacaatttacgatgccgaggagaagacggcctgacttaggtcgtcgtagtcaattaaatgtgcgaagagctacctcaAGTGCTAACCGCACAGAtcaagaaaatagtcgtattgctatgtcagaattgcgttctttagtgagtggcaatgtaggagataggcttagaatgcaacgagcaagctagacataatgaaaCTAAGCGAATCCGCACACGCAGTGCTcctgtgattcttgaacgagctgcattccactatgatccggcaattgattattgtgccgaCAAATCAGTAAAAATTGGGGATatgaaaacaatttgtaaatattgtaaggcgttAAAGTACACTGGTAAATCTACTGGATTATGTTGCGCTGAAGGCAAAGTAAAATTGCCACAATTGGTCCCACCACCAGATCCTTTACGCTCCTTAGTTTCTGGGATTGGAAATGATTCAAAGCACTTCTTGACCAACATTCAGAAATATAACAACTGTGTTCAGATGCCATCATTTGGTGCTACACATATTATACAAGCCAATTTCATgcccacttttaaggtattatataaaaatattcaagtttatattcaaatatatatataggaaataattaatggccaaattttgaaaaatcacagATACAAGGACAATTTTATCACTTACTGGGAACTCTGATACCACTACCTGATGCAGATcatcaatttttacaaatttattttatgggcaatTCAGATGCGGAAATTAATATTCGTTGTGCTCACAAACCAACAGTAAAGAGAACCATTgtccaacaattacaaatgtttcTTCATCAGAATAACAATTTAGTAAACATGATCAAAATAGCATTGGATCGGATGCCATCTGATAGCCATAATACTGGAAGACTGGCTGTGAAAAG
This genomic interval carries:
- the LOC123258334 gene encoding prominin-like protein gives rise to the protein MVKDGDTLHLGPKFEQNQWEDLLAKYWLLFFIIILLLVFIILIPFIAVCYCCLCCCRRCKQGCPPCTASTDFRRRCFCEIFLFLLILCLIFGLVLALVANKLLDRGFEDATKEMRRGTEDTCKYLSDVADHIYHIMVFNYEELETHLIYQLE